ATTGCCGCCGACCCATTGCCCCCGCCGACCAGAACGGTGTCGCTCACGGCCCGCACCGTCCGGTACGGCCCCGAGCAAGGAGTCGAGCACCGCGAAACAGCCACAGTTCCAGGTCAGTTGTTGCCCGCATCCGGCTCCGGCGCCGCGTCAGCGACTGGACCCGTGCGGAGCATGGCCCGGTAGAGGGCGTCATGCTCGGGTGAGGCGGGCAGGGGGCCGCGGGCGGGGGCCTCGAAGGACTGGACGAACAGGGCGACGACGCGGCGCCAGGCGTCGGGGGCGGCGTCGCCGGTGGCGCTGACGACACCGGCGTTGGCCATGTGCAGCAGCACCAGGTCCGAGGAGTCGAAGTCCTCGCGCAGTCGGCCCGTCGCCTTGGCCCGGCCGATGAGTTCCACCATGCCCTCGTATGCCTCGTCGCGGCGCCGCTCCAGCGCCTTGGCGGTCGGGAAGGTCGTGATGAGGACGTCGGCGAAGCCGCTGTCGGCGGCCTGCATCGCGCAGGCGGTCTCGATGTAGTGCACGAACCCGTTCCAGGGGTCGGGGTCCTCCACTGCGACGGCGACGGCATCGGCGTAGGCGTCCATGCGGTCGATGAAGACGGCGTCGACCAACTCCTCCTTCGTGGGGAAGCGGCGGAACATGGTGGCGATCCCCACCCCCGCCTCACGGGCCACGGAGGCCATCGAGGCACCCAGACCGTCACGTGCGAACACCTTGCGCGCGGCGACTGTGATCCGCTCCCGGTTGCGCTCGGCATCGCTGCGCAGAGGCTGGGCGGCAGGGCCGTCGGGGTGCTGGGCGGCAGGGGTCATACCGGGAGTCTAGCAATCGGAACGCTCTATCCATTTTCGGTGGTACGGTGGCAACGGTGAAACGGAGCGGCCTATCCGGATCTTGATATGGATAGGTCTATCCGGATGACTTTCTTCCTTCGATCAGCTTGTGGAAAGGATCGCTGTGACCAGCATCGCCATCATCGGAGCCGGCCCCCAGATGGGCCTGGCCATCGCCCGCACCTTCGGCGCCCAGGGCTTCGACGTCGCCCTGATCTCCCGTAACCGCGAGAAGCTCGACGGCCTTGTCGGCAAGCTCGCCGGCGACGGCATCACCGCCGCAGCGTTCCCCGCGGACGTGCTCGACCGCGACGCGCTCACCCAGGCGCTCAAGGACGCCTCCGCGCGGTTCGGCGGGATCGACGTCCTGGAGTACTCCCCGGTGGGGTCGTTCGGTGTCATAAAGCTGACCGCTCCGGCCGAGACCGAGCCGTCTCATGTGGAGTTCGAGATGAACTTCCAGCTCTACGGAGCCATCACCGCCACCCAGGCGGTACTGCCGGCGATGCGGGAGACCGGCGCGGGCACCCTGCTCTACACCACCGGCGCCGGCTCGATCTGGCCCGACCCGCGGGTCGCCAACGTCAACGCCGCCGCCGCGGCGCTGCGCAACTGGGCGATGAACCTGCACAAGGAGCTGGAGGGCACCGGCATCCAGGCCGCCCACGTCGGCATCGACTCGTCGATCGGCGTCTCCGTCATCCCCGGGGTCGAGGCGGCCAAGCCGGAGCAGATCGCTCCCCTCTACTGGGACCTGCACACCTCCAAGCGCGACGAGGCCGAGCTCGTCTTCCGCCTCGACGCCGAGGGCTTCCCCCGCGCCTGACAGCGCGCCGGCTCTGCCGGCCCGGCGCCTCGTCGAACCCCGATCGCGTCGCGGCGCCCCAGCGCCGCGACGCGAGTCTGTACCCGGCTCCACGAGGGAAGGCCCCTACCACCAAGCGTCGGCCGCCCATCGCGGCCAGGGCAAGACAGCCGGGC
This is a stretch of genomic DNA from Streptomyces sp. NBC_00285. It encodes these proteins:
- a CDS encoding TetR/AcrR family transcriptional regulator — encoded protein: MTPAAQHPDGPAAQPLRSDAERNRERITVAARKVFARDGLGASMASVAREAGVGIATMFRRFPTKEELVDAVFIDRMDAYADAVAVAVEDPDPWNGFVHYIETACAMQAADSGFADVLITTFPTAKALERRRDEAYEGMVELIGRAKATGRLREDFDSSDLVLLHMANAGVVSATGDAAPDAWRRVVALFVQSFEAPARGPLPASPEHDALYRAMLRTGPVADAAPEPDAGNN
- a CDS encoding SDR family NAD(P)-dependent oxidoreductase, producing MTSIAIIGAGPQMGLAIARTFGAQGFDVALISRNREKLDGLVGKLAGDGITAAAFPADVLDRDALTQALKDASARFGGIDVLEYSPVGSFGVIKLTAPAETEPSHVEFEMNFQLYGAITATQAVLPAMRETGAGTLLYTTGAGSIWPDPRVANVNAAAAALRNWAMNLHKELEGTGIQAAHVGIDSSIGVSVIPGVEAAKPEQIAPLYWDLHTSKRDEAELVFRLDAEGFPRA